A segment of the Carya illinoinensis cultivar Pawnee chromosome 1, C.illinoinensisPawnee_v1, whole genome shotgun sequence genome:
AAACTGGCGGGCCCCAATTTACGAACTATTTGTTTGCTTATACTCACAGGCTTACTGGTTTACTTTTGTGTGATGTGTAAGTCACAGTCTGACTTACTATGTCGGTTGTGTACTTGTGTAATTGATATCCCAATTCATTTACAAATGGATTGCATGGGTTCAGTTTCCAATATCTCTTATCTAGATTATACTCAGAATCTTCGCTGCCTATTCATAATCGACtgtgaatattatatcattttcttttgttgtaaCAAACTCTTGTTTGTTTTAACCTTgttcattcatatcaataatatttatctcttacttataaaaaaaaaaagaattcctCCATGTCTTGTCCAGTATTGTGGAGTGATTATTCTGCTACCTTTTCTTACTTGATAACCATTTGAGATGATTGTTTTGTGGCAATTTGTAGTGTAACATATTTTTGGCAATTTCAGTTGTAATTATGCTATGTTATCCTCATGTGAAGCCATGGAGGTGTACCATGATTCCAAAACCCAACCATTTTGCTTATTATGGTAAGGCTGAAATCTTGCATGCAATTTAATCCAATTTCAATACAGGTACAGGGACCACAGATCTATCAGAGTTGTCATTTGAAGCAAAATCATCGAAAGATGATGCATGGTGAGAATGTGTCtaataattgagaaaattcaaaGTGTTCTATATAAATGCCATATTTGGTTTTGAGCTATTTTAACTAGTTGCTTTAAGTTATATATGCCTTCTATTATTGTTTGtgtatacttatcaaaaaataataataataatattgtttgTGTATGGAATGCTTGTAAACCTGAGGCATTTCCAAGCTCCCCAGGGAGATGAGACCCGCAAAGAATGTGGGTATAGCTACTTTTATGTCTGGGCATATGATGATTGTCCAATCTGATTACAATTAAGTTGTAAAAAGGAGTGTATCCTCTTCATCAACCAGGTTACAGCTCACATTATTTTGTCTAAATATGTTGAGAAAGTTTACTGGCTTGGTTTGAAGTTTGCAATTTTCTTGGTCTTTTTCCCTCTAATATGCCCCACTTGAAATAATCGAATTGGCCAAGGTTGGTCGTACGGGTTTCCTTGGGATATTTCAGCTCAAATTGAGAGCAACCGAGGCCACTTGTAAATTATAAGACAAAGCATAAACAGGATAATGTGCTAGAGATGACTTTTCAATTAACCAAGACTTGTCTGTTACATGTTGTTAGAGGACATGGTTGTAATTAGTGTAACTTATGAGGGTATAATTGTCATTTGCATGTAGGTATATGCTGTTAAACATCAATGAATAACAAGTAgtattctctctctatcttcgaCTACACATGTAAAGGAAGCCATTAGTTCCGTgtctttcaaaatttgaaattttagctTAGGAAATATGGGCACAGAATCGGGCTTCTTTTTTTAAGACAAGCATGTTGTCCATTGGTAGTTAGGTTTGTCCTTGACTTCTATAATAGTTATGTTGGAGTCAAGCTGCTGCTGTTCCGACTTTGGTCTCTTGAAGACATTATGAAATTACATGAGACTATGTGAAGTAATTACATCAAGATGACATGATGAATGGAATAGACTATTGTATTGCATCTTCATAACATATCCACACCTATAATCTTTGATGACagttgagggaaaaaaaaatttttttgaatcataatattaattttataactaaacAGAAGACCAAGAAAGTAAGCACTAAGGACCGAATGGTTTTTGTTAAATGTTGGACTCTGAATTTTTGGATCATTTAGAAAATCAATTCAAGGGCCACAAAACTTTTGACTTTAATTAACTGGCCTTGCTAGGCCGTGTATCTTTCTCGGTATATCCAAATAAAGGTAGGAGCATAAATTGAAACTTTCTGAAGATACAAATAACAGAGCTCTGTTAGAACGTTTCTGTCCATACAATGTCTGCTTCAATGATGGGGTACAATTTTATTGGAGTTTGATGtactttatttgttttttttttattttttcagttgCATGATAGTTTGTATTTATTAACCATATATGGTTAGGAATCATTACCAATTTCAACCTCCACTCGCCCTAACCCCAAACTTTGAGGTTTGACCCTTTTCTATATTGCTTGAAGTTAATGACATCTCTTATTATACTTTCAAGTGTGTGGTTTTCAATAGACTAAATGATCTTCAAGATAGTTTTCTGATGTACAATCGCTGCCTCTATTTTAGGATTGTATGTTGACTTTTAATTAATTCAGACTAAATGTTGTTGATGTTCAAAGTTTAAACGCTTGATGAAAATTGGAAAAGATTAAAGTGGTAGTGTTCCTCAGATTACCAGTTCCATGATCTTATGATATAAACTTACCACATCTTAGAAACTCACAAATTTATGTTTACGTTAAGGATGGAAATCGGTTCCTTAATGTATAACCTTAGTTGTGAATATTGTAATCTTCTTTTCAATTGAGTggtaaatgaaatatttctatcgCATTCCAGGTACGATGTTGCTTCATTTCAGAGTTACAGATTTATTAGCTCAGGCGAACTTGTAAGATTCATCATCAGTTTTATTATTGATTAAGTACTTTTGGGCATTACAATTTTCTTCATGTTAGGGCCTTGTCTATGTTAATATTGTGaaggaaaagacaaaaaaataagagtaatgctacatacagtcatggaATGCACAAGCGttgtgcagtcgctttgaaaaagagtggagttcactattaaaagattaatttcttttcatgtatatcccgtatttattcatttttttcaaaatgattgcacgATACTTGCTCACTCATGActgcaagtatcatttctcaaaaaatattgtgaaggAAAAGAATAACTTGCTCCATTGGGTGTGCCAAAAGAATGGCAACTACCTGTAGGAAATAGGAACCTGATGTGCACGGTCAGATTTCAGGAATCATCTTGGCAACAAGCTGTTACACTTTGGATTATAATGGCATCAAGGAAATTTTCTGGTTATTTACTGTTCATCACTCTCACACTGTATATCACTattagcaaaataaaaatactagggtaagaaaatgatttttaagaAATGCTTCATATTCTGAAGAACACACATGGGCATGCTCTATCTGTACAACAAGGAGCTCTTGTTGGATTCCCCATTTTGTGTGGGTTCCATCATTTCCTCAAAAAATCAATCTCTATGCTAAACTCTGACATAATACAGTGGGAGTGTTGTGATGCTGTCCAACAAAGAAAGATCACAATGCATGATATTGACCAACCTACATAAAATGTGTGGACTCATGTTTATACATTACAGGAAGTTCGTGTACGATTTGCTGGCTTTAATAATGATGAAGACGAGTGGATCAACGTGAAAAGGGGAGTGCGGGAGCGGTCTATTCCTTTGGAACCATCTGAGTGTGAGAAGGTGAAGGTTGGAGATCTTGTGTTGTGCTTCCAGGTAACCTTTTTCCTTTGTTTccgttgtgtgtgtgtgtttgttttgttataatatttaaaatttgatatgtCCATTAAGCTGGAAAAATCatgcatttgagatgttaagtGTTCTTATCTTTCAACGTCTTATTCAAACATTCAGGAAAGAGATGATCATGCAGTTTACTGCGATGCCTATATTGTGGAAATCCAAAGGATGCCACATGACATAAACTGCTGCAGGTGCATCTTCGTTGTCCGCTATGACCACGATTACACTGAGGTAATGCAGGACGCatgaattctctctctctctctctctctctctctctctctctctctctctctctctctctctctctcatatttgcATAGATTTGTGACGCATTGAACATTGTTTTTGCATATGTCCGGGTGTGTGAGACAATCAAAGGCAAATCCTTTTAGCATGTGACGATTGCAGTTCAGAAGTTCCAAAAGCATTGACATTTCATGCTGCCTGATTTCCCAGGAAAAAGTTCAGCTGGAGAGGATATGTTCCAGGCCTAAAGATTATTCAGGGTCCGGTTCTGATGTTCAGACAGGGCTCACACAATATCATTCAGGGCTCAGCTTTGATATACCAGCTGGAGTCAAATTTCCTTTTTAACCTACGTTATCCAATGCTCCAATTATTACCATTTCCATTAATTGTAAATTGTACCTATGTATTAAGTACATGACCTCTGAGAACTTGCGTTTCGACATTGCAAGTAGTGGTCAAAAAACAATGTCTGATCCTCAACCAGTTCCCCATGCTAGGCGTTGGCAATGTTTGAAAgtattaatcattaaaaatatcGACATAATCACACCATCACATTTTAAACTAACGGCTAATTAAGATAACGTAGGTGCATGTATTAATAATGCTTtggcttaatatatatatatatattttatacaaggGGGTTGGtggtttcaaactcaagtttttCATTTGAAGAACCGGATCGTATGCCATCAGAATATTAGATTCTTGGCATGTTTTAGCTTAATTTGAGTATTCATAATCACActagaatttaaaatttacaaatcaaataaatatttatctgatTGCATAGGGTATCATTTATGCCATAAACATATCTATTTTAGTGGGAAAAATGTTTGAACTCAAATTCTAGGAATCTAGACTTGGAGAGAAATGGATACAATATTTACCGAATAAGTTAATATTATCTATGTGATTTATTACAGGTTCGTATTCTATTTCTTTTCAACTCTAGACCTAAAAGTTTGAGTATGAACTTTAGAAGGTCCTAATTCAAATTAatacttagtaattaagaataatttctCCTCGTCTGTATTTGGGAAactcttcatttatttttcaatttttaatttgtgTTGGTTTCCTAGTTTCAGAAAGAGGAGTACTtcagtcataaaaaaaaattatataaaagtaattttataaattgatatgatttcatattatctattaaatttactttacaatataaataactttacaatatgaTGAATTGTATTACTTCATAATGttgtttttgtataatttttttgtagttaaaatatttatattttttaaatcgatTCCTTCCGGTTGTGGTTTTTAGCCTTTTTGCATTTTAATGCACGAGACTTTGTACAAAATCTTGTCATGTATCGACCATTATACTGTATCAactaattgaaattttaaaataaataaataaatcccccCACCAAACAGATTTTAGTTCGAAGGAGTTTTGAAACTGAATCCAAACCCGAACGAGAAGTTTCAAAGCTCCGCCACCAAACACGCACCGTGCCGCGAACTTTCTCACCCATCGCCACTCCACTAAAGCATGTATGAATTcaccaaaaataataaaacaccaTAAAAGTAATCAAATTCCGTGTATCTTTTGGTCATTTTAAGTGCAAAGTTAAAATGCTGGTGTCTGGACCCCCCCCTCCTCACACCTCCATAGTTCGCTTTATATACCAGTACCTACTCCATTGCCCAATTCGCCTCTCatacccatctctctctctctctctctctctctctctctctctctctctctctctctctctcatattaaaaagaaaaaaaagggaaccTCACTCTGAAAACAATATAATCGAAGAGATGGAACCTAACGTGCCACCAGTGATAGCGAAGAGAATATGGAGCATGGTACGTGTAGCTTTCTTCATGTTGCGAAAAGGCATATCCAAGAGAAAGCTAATGCTCGACCTCAACATGATGATGAAGCGTGGCAAGATCGCCGGAAAAGCTATCACCAACCTCATGTTCAACcacaaccaccaccaccacgcCGCGTCCTCCGCCCCGCGCGAGTACGAGTTCAGCTGCAGCAACACCCCCCACTACACCTTCCACCTCAGCAATAAGCGCCGCCACCACAGCCACAACAACcatcaccaaagccacttcttcGCGTGCGCCCACGCGCCGGCGACCCTAGACGACGACTTAGCTACTATGAATGCTGTTAAGGCGGTGCTGATGGAGATGTTGAACAACGAAGCGGCGGTGGAGGCATCGCCGGCACTCCCTGGCTTCGGACGGAGCCCCATGGTGAGGCAGCTGAGGATAACGGACTCGCCTTTCCCGTTGAGGGAAGCCGACGAGGACCCCCACGTAGACAAGGCTGCCGAGGAGTTCATAGAGAGGTTTTACAAGCAGTTGAGGCAGCAGAAGTGATTAATGGCGGCCGGGCGGAGTAAAGAGGAGTCGGGCTTTGTTATAAATTTCAGGCGAGAGATCAGCTTTGTTATATATCGATGTTACGTCCATTAGGGACGAGACGACCTCCATGTCTTTGTTCGGatcacaataaaattattgtcaGAAGTTTCAGTTTTCCTCTCCCCATGTTCATCGGAAAAaaacgacaaaaaaaaaaactgtaagcATATGTGTACGTAGGAGAAGGAAGTGTTCAGACTGTAATGTAAGGAGGGAGAGATGTGCATACTTCAGGGTGTTTCCAAAGCATAAttaatttccttcttttccGTTTCTGTTGAGGATTTGTAATTTCTGTTCATGAAAATAATACAATAAAGATAACTATTATTAGCTACACAAATGAAGTGATCTTGGAGTACTGctaaattaatgatatttcaacGTATGGTTTATCAATTCATAGTACAGTACCACAATCACtactctaatatatatatatatatatgtttgattttCTAGATTCTATTCTCTTTCTTCATTGCGGACGGGAGTACTCATCATGTCGCTGCAtgtcttccatttttttcttcttttgcccTTTCTTTTAGTGGCCTTTTTTCCTTATCCTCAGTTTTGACTTCTAAGCAATCTTTTTGTGAAGTTTTAGATCTAATACTCCATTCATGCGCCCTTCGATCGATGTATATATCTCTAAATATAACAGAATCGATGTATACATCTCTAATAtacaaaagattaaattaatctgTTACacaagtttcaaaaaaaaaaattttttttaaagaaaatactacCTGCTTACTCAAGCACATTAATTAATGTTACCATTTTAACAGGCACAAGTATTTAAATTTCTTCCTTAATTTGGTCAGAGCAATTTCAATTTTGAGACGTACAGTGGtatatattgaatatttttGCCTTTGTTTTTTAGCTAGGAGGGgatatcctttttctttttagccTTGCCTTTGGatctatatatatgatcatttcCATTGATTCTGAATCTAGTAATTGCCGGCCAGCTAGCCATATTGCACGTTCCAATTCAAAGAAGCATTTTTTGGTTAAAGTACTATTGTTGTACAGTACTGTAGAAGTATCAAATAATAATCCACATTTCATGTAAAGTACTATGTAATTGCTTTTTACAGCCTAATCAGTACACCATCCTCTCGATACAATTCCACTTTGTTAAAGCGAACGCCATTGCTGGCCCTCCCCTTCCCAAATTAATCACCTTTTTTCcctgttcttttccttttcctttgtctcctcaatttcatttttcctttaacTTTTGGTTTCCAAGTTTTATACGAATTGAAACCCCTTTAGTACTGTttaggtttatatatataattgatcgaAGGGTATACCTAAATACACATATTGTAAAAGGCAGACGTAGTGATCATTAATTAACGTATTAACGAGATCCGCGTAATCCAagttaatcttattttttgtttggtggCCCCTTGAGCAAAAATTAAGCAATGTGGATTCGGTGACCTTAAATTTAATGTTAGCTTTAATTTAGAGTATTACTGgatatatcaaaatatatattatagttttcctaaatatattttagaaattAATGATTATATACAACGTACAATACATGAAATTAGAcgccaaaatatatataatttgcatGCATGGTACTTGTACTAATTAAAcgtgatattgttaattaattaatttattttttagttgaaAGGGTCGCTAGAAACACATACAGCTAGCTTAATTAATTACTGCATTAATTGGCGAGaattaaaattctaattttcttaattagttCTCGATCGACAAGGTATCTTTAATTAGTAGTAAAGTCCAATATGTTGATGGGAAAggctataatataatataattatatacaaatcGATCGATCGAGCTGaattaatgaatatatatatatatatatatataaattatttatttatttataattgagGGAAAATATCTGTTTTTGATAGATACATTATAGATGGTGGAGCGGGGCAAGTcgttttaactttttcatatagAATGAAAGGTGGCAACTGGCAACACACAAAGATGTTCATAAAGCCAAAAAGTTTAGGTGAAGTGTTAGGTGAAAGTGTGAAATTGAGGGAAATTGCGGGACAGATGTCGCCTTTGGAACTCACATTTAACTTCCTTTGATGTGATCACGTATAATTAATCTCGAACAAAGCTTGATAATTATCATGATCACTAATTGAGCTTGATCGcgattataaattataattaatcagCTAGTTaccatttttattaaataatatatatatatcgttggCTCGCAGCCTCCATGCAGTAGGTACCTCATTATAAAAccctagaaaaaataaataaataaataaataagaatcgCAAGGTATATGAGGGTACGGTAGACCACGATCTTATACTAgcttacttaattttataattatttttggctGCAAATCCTCGGCCACAGCTTGCGTGAACATATACAAGATGATCAGTAGTACTAAAATGccctattttttcaaattttgcatTTCCAACGACAGACATAAATCTTCGTGACCATGACGTGATTTTTGGAGGGTTTATAAACTTTTTCAGACGGTCCCCGTCCCCCAAAACTAAAAACCCCTCTTAATTTTGCAATATATATGTGGTTCAGCCAGGATTATATACCTTAGTACGTACGTATATAGAATAATGAAAAgagtatcatatatatttacatatataaattggtCTTTTCTGAAAAATGTgcccaattaattaattagtacaacaagcaaacaaacaagtGAACAGATGCTAACATGACTGCTAGCTCTACCTAGCTTCATGCATGTGATCATGATCTTTTTTCGTAATGATACATGTGGGATCGCTCGGATGTAGACGTGCATGTTGTATATATTAGCCAGCATTAcacaagtatatatagtatatctcacttaattgaaatattattaattagttcCAATTATATATGTTATGGCGATAATCACCGATCGATCGACAGATCGATATTTGACTCTCCCGATCATCACCATCATTCTAAATTATACTTGTTTAATACGTTATCACACAAGTTGTATAAAGACCGAAAGAAAAACaccaa
Coding sequences within it:
- the LOC122300895 gene encoding uncharacterized protein LOC122300895; this translates as MEPNVPPVIAKRIWSMVRVAFFMLRKGISKRKLMLDLNMMMKRGKIAGKAITNLMFNHNHHHHAASSAPREYEFSCSNTPHYTFHLSNKRRHHSHNNHHQSHFFACAHAPATLDDDLATMNAVKAVLMEMLNNEAAVEASPALPGFGRSPMVRQLRITDSPFPLREADEDPHVDKAAEEFIERFYKQLRQQK
- the LOC122282022 gene encoding protein SAWADEE HOMEODOMAIN HOMOLOG 1 isoform X2; amino-acid sequence: MDWFKREDSDDSCSEFTLAEIREMEKIFKGVGEQSLGPEFFQDIATSFSSSASRAGKSIIKWEQVESWFQNKQEQPLAKFTPSHGVVELFVDTPDASISSNAPESSPSPKGTGTTDLSELSFEAKSSKDDAWYDVASFQSYRFISSGELEVRVRFAGFNNDEDEWINVKRGVRERSIPLEPSECEKVKVGDLVLCFQERDDHAVYCDAYIVEIQRMPHDINCCRCIFVVRYDHDYTEVCETIKGKSF
- the LOC122282022 gene encoding protein SAWADEE HOMEODOMAIN HOMOLOG 1 isoform X1, which gives rise to MDWFKREDSDDSCSEFTLAEIREMEKIFKGVGEQSLGPEFFQDIATSFSSSASRAGKSIIKWEQVESWFQNKQEQPLAKFTPSHGVVELFVDTPDASISSNAPESSPSPKGTGTTDLSELSFEAKSSKDDAWYDVASFQSYRFISSGELEVRVRFAGFNNDEDEWINVKRGVRERSIPLEPSECEKVKVGDLVLCFQERDDHAVYCDAYIVEIQRMPHDINCCRCIFVVRYDHDYTEEKVQLERICSRPKDYSGSGSDVQTGLTQYHSGLSFDIPAGVKFPF